A stretch of Mesorhizobium sp. M2A.F.Ca.ET.046.03.2.1 DNA encodes these proteins:
- a CDS encoding DMT family transporter, with amino-acid sequence MMRDISIARFPAASLALAMVIAGTVGAFVTESGQHPVTVVFWRCVFGALFLAAWCLLRGYLPDRTLSPSRLALAALGGVCMVLSWTAFFAGFSMTSIATTTIVYHVQPFFVVLIGVVFLKERVSPDQILWMLGAFLGVVLASGLVVTHGHADAKWALGIALTLGAALLYAVATILAKGLGQQRAEITVLCQTLVGVVLLAPFADIGHPIPPASWGWLAGIGVLHTGIAYVLMNSAFPRLTTPVIGILTFIYPVVAIIIDWAMYGHPLGPAQAAGMALIALATLGVRLGWRFPMRRVSAA; translated from the coding sequence TCTGGCGATGGTGATTGCCGGCACGGTTGGCGCCTTCGTCACGGAGTCGGGACAACATCCCGTCACCGTCGTCTTCTGGCGATGCGTGTTCGGCGCGCTGTTCCTAGCCGCGTGGTGCCTGTTGCGCGGCTACCTGCCGGACCGGACGCTGTCCCCATCCCGGCTTGCGCTCGCCGCGCTCGGCGGCGTTTGCATGGTGCTGAGCTGGACGGCCTTCTTCGCCGGCTTCAGCATGACATCGATCGCGACGACGACAATCGTCTACCATGTACAGCCATTCTTCGTGGTGCTGATCGGCGTTGTCTTCCTCAAGGAACGCGTCTCGCCCGACCAGATCCTATGGATGCTTGGCGCGTTCCTCGGCGTGGTGCTGGCCAGCGGTCTGGTCGTCACACACGGCCATGCCGACGCCAAATGGGCGTTGGGCATCGCGCTGACGCTGGGCGCTGCCCTGCTTTATGCGGTGGCGACGATCCTTGCCAAGGGCCTCGGACAACAGCGCGCGGAGATCACCGTGCTTTGCCAGACGCTGGTCGGGGTCGTGTTGCTCGCCCCGTTCGCTGACATCGGCCATCCCATCCCGCCTGCGTCGTGGGGCTGGCTGGCCGGGATCGGAGTCCTGCATACCGGCATCGCCTATGTGCTGATGAACTCCGCCTTTCCGCGCCTGACGACGCCGGTCATCGGCATCCTCACTTTCATCTATCCGGTCGTGGCCATCATCATCGACTGGGCCATGTACGGCCACCCGCTCGGACCGGCGCAGGCTGCCGGCATGGCGCTGATTGCCCTGGCAACGCTCGGCGTGCGGCTTGGCTGGCGGTTTCCGATGCGGCGTGTCTCGGCCGCCTAA
- a CDS encoding thymidine kinase has translation MAKLYFHYATMNAGKTTMLLQASYNYRERGMSTMLFVAGHYRKGDSGLISSRIGLESEAEMFRDGDDLFARVAEHHEHTTVHCVFVDEAQFLEEEQVWQLARIADRLNIPVMCYGLRTDFQGKLFSGSRALLAIADDLREVRTICRCGRKATMVVRLGSDGKVAKQGQQVAIGKDVYVSLCRRHWEEEMGRSAPDDFIGFVSP, from the coding sequence ATGGCCAAGCTTTACTTCCACTACGCGACGATGAACGCCGGCAAGACGACGATGCTCTTGCAGGCGTCCTACAACTATCGCGAACGCGGCATGTCGACGATGCTGTTCGTCGCCGGACATTATCGCAAGGGCGACAGCGGCTTGATCTCGTCGCGCATCGGCCTCGAATCCGAGGCCGAGATGTTCCGCGACGGCGACGATCTCTTCGCCAGGGTCGCCGAGCATCACGAACATACGACCGTGCATTGCGTATTCGTCGACGAGGCTCAGTTCCTCGAGGAGGAGCAGGTCTGGCAGCTCGCGCGCATCGCCGATAGGCTGAACATCCCGGTCATGTGCTACGGCCTGCGCACCGATTTCCAGGGCAAGCTGTTCTCCGGCTCGCGCGCTTTGCTCGCCATCGCCGACGACCTGCGCGAGGTGCGCACCATCTGCCGCTGCGGCCGCAAGGCCACGATGGTGGTCAGGCTCGGCTCCGACGGCAAGGTGGCGAAGCAGGGCCAGCAGGTCGCCATCGGCAAGGACGTCTATGTCTCGCTCTGCCGCCGCCATTGGGAAGAGGAAATGGGCAGGTCTGCTCCCGACGATTTCATTGGTTTTGTCAGCCCCTGA
- a CDS encoding choline ABC transporter substrate-binding protein → MSRMKSIAAGIGLAALLTTTAAYAGDPASCKAVRLSDVGWTDIQATTGLASVLLTALGYEPQTIQLSVPVTYASLKNKDLDVFLGNWMPSMTNDIKDYTADGSVETISTNLTGAGYGIVVPTYVADAGVKTLTDLGKFKDKFNGKIYGIEAGNDGNRIILDMIKNPKDNLEGFELVESSEAGMLTQAEQSMKNNEWIAFLGWTPHPVMGAMKITYLDGMGDSGFGAATVYTNVRKGYTTECPNAAKFIANLKFNLDMEGEMMDAILKGGDAQTVAKDWLKKHPDAIAPWIAGVTTFDGGDAAAAVKTALGS, encoded by the coding sequence ATGTCGCGTATGAAATCTATCGCCGCGGGCATCGGCCTTGCGGCGCTTCTGACCACGACCGCCGCTTATGCCGGCGATCCGGCGAGCTGCAAGGCCGTTCGCCTTTCCGATGTCGGCTGGACCGACATCCAGGCCACGACGGGGCTGGCCTCGGTGCTGCTCACCGCGCTCGGCTACGAGCCGCAGACGATCCAGCTTTCGGTGCCGGTGACCTATGCGTCGCTGAAGAACAAGGACCTCGACGTCTTCCTCGGCAACTGGATGCCGTCGATGACCAACGACATCAAGGACTATACCGCCGACGGCTCGGTCGAGACGATCAGCACCAACCTGACCGGCGCCGGCTATGGCATCGTCGTGCCGACCTATGTCGCGGATGCCGGCGTCAAGACGCTGACCGATCTCGGCAAGTTCAAGGACAAATTCAACGGCAAGATCTACGGCATCGAGGCCGGCAACGACGGCAACCGCATCATCCTCGATATGATCAAGAACCCGAAGGACAATCTCGAGGGCTTTGAGCTGGTCGAGTCGTCGGAAGCCGGCATGCTGACGCAGGCCGAGCAGTCGATGAAGAACAATGAGTGGATCGCCTTCCTCGGCTGGACGCCGCACCCGGTGATGGGCGCCATGAAGATCACCTATCTCGACGGCATGGGCGACAGCGGCTTCGGCGCCGCCACCGTCTACACCAACGTGCGCAAGGGCTACACCACCGAATGCCCGAACGCCGCCAAGTTCATCGCCAACCTTAAGTTCAATCTCGACATGGAAGGCGAGATGATGGACGCGATCCTGAAGGGCGGCGATGCCCAGACGGTGGCGAAAGACTGGCTGAAGAAGCATCCCGACGCCATTGCGCCGTGGATTGCCGGCGTCACCACCTTTGATGGCGGCGACGCGGCTGCCGCCGTCAAGACCGCGCTCGGGAGCTGA